A genome region from Spirochaetota bacterium includes the following:
- a CDS encoding tetratricopeptide repeat protein, translated as MRNKKVLLFYFIIILLFLTTLFYSCGYKNNTIRNDVKKRISYYIEEGTKYFNKGDINKAFTNYLDALNMAISINDLNSEFLVLTKILMIYIFKEDDLNCLIYIKKIEEIIKHEKERLSENEYYFYYYVKGDYYFFKKDFDNSLLFYNKALSSTKHDVNFAFIYNKISKVYIEIKNYDQATNFLIKAQKIAENKKAYNLLGDIYYNLAKIYYLTEKYSEALNYINKAFYADNINENVFGIFYDYLLISEIYEKINDKEKQLYYLSKAYHLAFYLNLEKYIKKIEEKLKNIN; from the coding sequence ATGAGGAATAAAAAAGTTTTATTATTTTACTTTATAATAATTTTATTATTTTTGACAACTCTTTTTTATTCTTGTGGCTATAAAAATAATACTATAAGAAATGATGTTAAGAAAAGAATATCTTATTATATAGAGGAAGGAACAAAATATTTTAATAAAGGTGATATAAATAAAGCATTTACAAATTACTTGGATGCTTTAAATATGGCAATTTCTATAAATGATTTAAATAGTGAGTTTTTAGTTTTAACAAAAATTCTTATGATATATATTTTTAAAGAAGATGATTTAAATTGTTTGATATATATAAAAAAAATAGAAGAAATTATTAAACATGAAAAAGAAAGGTTATCTGAAAACGAATATTATTTTTATTATTATGTTAAAGGTGATTATTATTTTTTTAAAAAGGATTTTGATAATTCTTTATTATTTTACAATAAAGCTTTAAGTTCAACAAAGCATGATGTAAATTTTGCTTTTATTTATAATAAAATTTCTAAAGTTTATATAGAGATTAAAAATTATGATCAAGCAACTAATTTTTTAATAAAAGCTCAAAAAATAGCAGAAAACAAAAAAGCATATAATTTATTAGGTGATATATATTATAATTTAGCCAAAATTTATTATCTTACAGAAAAATATAGTGAAGCATTAAATTACATAAATAAAGCTTTTTATGCTGACAATATTAATGAAAATGTTTTCGGAATTTTTTATGATTATTTGCTTATTTCTGAAATATATGAAAAAATTAATGATAAAGAAAAACAGTTATACTATCTTTCAAAAGCTTACCACCTAGCTTTTTATCTTAATTTAGAAAAATATATTAAAAAGATTGAAGAAAAGCTAAAAAATATAAATTAA
- a CDS encoding ion channel translates to MKNLLSKIVFLISSNLFKIILSSILIILFFSFIILIIENQNHQGINNFFDSIWYIIVTFTTTGYGDVVPQTKYGKIIGLLTIIFGVVLTALITGELASILIELQQKKGKGLMDYSKKKEHIIICGWKNDFINFIKELLTQNPDLGASDIVILNNEPLENIQSILADPELMRINYVHGEYFDESSLLRAGLLNAKKVIILADDTGRYSQSEIDSKNVMTVLTIEKLNKNTYICAEIFDSKFVKYLQQSHCDEIVLSKDFSKKVIINSISTSGFSNIIEEIINPKNNSRLQTLEISQEFIGKKFEDLFNHYKNNDNLLIGLLENVGNFYIRKTEAIKEAQKTPDISKLVENLKLIKKLKPNEPIINPPSNYIIKPKSYAIVLTRTNK, encoded by the coding sequence ATGAAAAATCTATTATCTAAAATTGTTTTTTTAATAAGTTCAAATCTTTTTAAAATTATTTTGTCTTCAATATTAATTATCTTATTTTTTTCATTTATTATTTTAATAATTGAAAACCAAAATCATCAAGGGATAAATAATTTTTTCGATTCCATATGGTATATTATTGTTACTTTTACAACAACAGGTTATGGAGATGTTGTACCTCAAACAAAATATGGAAAAATTATAGGTCTTCTTACAATTATTTTTGGAGTAGTTTTAACAGCTTTAATAACAGGTGAACTAGCTTCTATATTAATAGAATTACAACAAAAAAAAGGGAAAGGTCTTATGGACTATAGCAAAAAAAAAGAACACATTATTATATGTGGATGGAAAAATGATTTTATTAATTTTATAAAAGAACTTTTAACACAAAATCCAGACTTAGGTGCTTCAGATATAGTCATTCTTAATAATGAACCTCTTGAAAACATTCAATCAATATTAGCAGACCCTGAATTAATGAGAATAAATTATGTTCATGGAGAGTATTTTGATGAAAGTTCCCTTCTTAGAGCAGGTTTATTAAATGCAAAAAAGGTTATTATTCTTGCAGATGATACAGGAAGATATTCTCAATCTGAAATTGACTCAAAGAATGTTATGACAGTATTGACAATTGAAAAATTAAATAAAAACACATATATATGTGCTGAAATATTTGACTCAAAGTTTGTTAAATATCTACAACAATCACACTGTGATGAAATAGTTTTATCTAAAGATTTTTCCAAAAAAGTTATCATAAATTCCATAAGCACTAGCGGTTTCTCAAATATTATAGAAGAAATTATTAATCCAAAAAACAACTCAAGATTACAAACTTTAGAAATAAGTCAGGAATTCATTGGCAAAAAATTTGAGGATCTATTTAATCATTATAAAAACAATGATAACCTTCTAATAGGATTACTTGAAAATGTTGGTAACTTCTATATCAGAAAAACAGAAGCAATAAAAGAAGCCCAGAAAACTCCAGATATATCAAAGCTTGTTGAAAATTTAAAACTTATTAAAAAATTAAAGCCGAACGAACCAATAATTAACCCTCCTTCAAACTATATAATAAAACCTAAATCATATGCTATTGTTTTAACAAGAACTAACAAATAA
- a CDS encoding polysaccharide deacetylase family protein yields the protein MINNKIKFFFTIFFFIFFLQLILYKFNKTINANESNSFNNFIFPVLCYHNIKLKETNIYDVSLENFEKQIDYLYKNNFKFIFASEIIELLKNNKNINKDTKYIGITFDDGNNGVYLYAKKIFLKYKIKATIFIYPSIIIAREKKENSSYMSFSQIRDLINTGYFELGCHSFYHPYMTKEDEKGLVLNTIKAKNILYSIIGVDQKAFAYPFGLCNENVINYIKKAGFLGAFTVERKYVSIDTYIYKIPRFLITSNINMEEFIKLVNPK from the coding sequence ATGATAAATAATAAAATTAAATTTTTTTTTACAATATTTTTTTTTATATTTTTCTTACAGTTAATTTTATACAAGTTTAATAAAACTATAAATGCCAATGAAAGTAATAGTTTTAACAATTTTATTTTTCCCGTTTTATGTTACCATAATATAAAATTAAAAGAAACCAATATTTATGATGTTAGTTTAGAGAACTTTGAAAAACAAATAGATTATCTATATAAAAACAATTTTAAATTTATATTTGCTTCAGAAATTATAGAATTATTGAAAAATAATAAAAATATTAATAAAGATACAAAATATATTGGAATAACTTTTGACGATGGAAATAATGGAGTATATTTATACGCAAAAAAAATATTTCTTAAGTATAAAATAAAAGCAACAATTTTTATCTATCCATCAATTATAATTGCAAGAGAAAAAAAAGAGAATAGCTCATATATGAGTTTCTCACAAATAAGAGATTTAATAAATACAGGATATTTTGAACTTGGTTGCCACTCATTTTATCATCCATATATGACAAAAGAAGATGAAAAAGGATTGGTTTTAAATACTATAAAAGCTAAAAATATATTATATTCAATAATTGGAGTGGATCAAAAAGCTTTTGCATATCCATTTGGGCTATGCAATGAAAATGTAATTAATTATATAAAAAAAGCTGGATTTTTAGGTGCTTTTACAGTTGAAAGAAAATATGTGTCAATTGACACTTATATATATAAAATTCCAAGGTTTTTGATAACTTCAAATATTAATATGGAAGAATTTATCAAATTAGTTAACCCAAAATAA
- a CDS encoding cyclic nucleotide-binding domain-containing protein — MQILKDYNINELIDKISKIEIFTGLTIEEIKKIIENSKVVQFPKDSFIIEENSSGNEMYIILKGAVRVLKKTFSDELYTVIDLTEKENAFFGEFALIDSDKRSASILTLNETICLMIEKDEFEKTITENYKIGYFVIRNIAKRIAARLRNANKDIITLFEALQNEIQFED, encoded by the coding sequence ATGCAAATATTAAAAGATTATAATATAAATGAATTAATAGACAAAATTTCAAAGATCGAAATATTTACAGGTTTAACAATAGAAGAAATAAAAAAGATAATCGAAAACTCAAAGGTTGTTCAATTCCCTAAAGATAGTTTTATTATAGAAGAAAATAGTTCAGGCAATGAAATGTACATTATTTTAAAAGGTGCAGTTAGAGTATTAAAAAAAACTTTTTCTGATGAACTTTATACTGTCATAGACTTAACTGAAAAGGAAAATGCTTTTTTTGGGGAATTTGCTCTAATTGATAGTGATAAAAGATCTGCTTCAATTTTAACTTTAAATGAAACAATATGTTTGATGATAGAAAAAGATGAATTTGAAAAAACAATTACTGAAAATTATAAAATTGGGTATTTTGTTATAAGAAATATTGCTAAGAGAATAGCAGCAAGATTAAGGAATGCTAATAAAGACATTATTACTCTATTTGAAGCTTTACAAAATGAAATCCAATTTGAAGACTAA